The window TTGAAATTTACCGTATTTTCTGGCTTTTTTGCTGTGTTACTGCAGCTCACGGCATGCGGGGGTAAGAGTGACGAAGTGACTGCGCCAAGCTTGCCTGAGGTTGTCACTGAAGTTGCGGCGCTGTCTCCCTACAATGGCCAGTACCGTTTTGTTGGCCGTTTGGAGTCTCGTGAGAAAGTGGATATTTCTGCACAGGTGTCAGGCTTTATTGTTAGCCGAAGCTTTACCGAAGGGCAGTGGGTCAATGCCGGCGATGTGCTGTTTGAAATTGATAATGAGCCGTTTACCGCCGACTTGGCCAAAGCTGAGGCACAGCTGGAAGCGGCNCAGGCAAAGTTTACTACCAACAAGCGTAACTTTCTGCGCAGCCAAAAATTGGTCAAATCAGGNACCATCTCGCAAGCCGATTTTGACCGATCTGAAGGTCAATACTTAGATGCCAAGGCAAATGTGACCTTAGCTGAGGCACAAATCAAGTCGGCTCAGCTTAATCTAGACTATGCTACGGTAACCTCGCCGATTGCAGGCTATGTTGGCGCAAAATCGGTCGACGTAGGCGATCTGGTGGGGCCGCAGTCTGCCGCCTTAACCACGGTAAAAAGTCTTGACCCGATTCAGGTGTCCTTTAAGGTAGATGAAAATACCTATTTAATGGCCAAGCGTCAGCGTATGGAGCAGGTAAAAGCGGGTGCGTCGCCAGAAAAAGTAAAAGTGTTTGTAGAATTAAGCGATGGCGAGGCTTATCCAGACGCCGGTGAAATCACTTTTATCGACAATCATATCGACTTACAAACGGCAACAATTGCTATGCGTGCTGATATCCCAAATGCCGATGGCTTTCTAGTGCCAGGTCAGTATGTTAAGGCGATTGTGAAAACTCCAACCGTGCGTGATGTGGTGCGAATTTCACAGGCAGCGCTCATGAAGGATCAGCAAGGTGACTACTTATTTTCTGTCGATGCCAATAGCACGGTACAGCGACGCAATGTCACAGTGGGTGATCGAGAAGGCACAAATGTATTTATCTTGTCGGGTATTGAGCCTGGTGAGCGCATCATTATTAAAGGCTTGCAGTCAGTTCGACCCGGTTTGCAAGTGAGTATTTTAGATCCCACTCAGGCTGCTGATGCGGCAGCGTCAGACACGCCTTAACCCATTTTTATCTAATACTGCATCAAAGGGCGCTAACGACCATGATCAGCAATTTCTTTTTGACACGTCCCAAATTT of the Pseudomonadales bacterium genome contains:
- a CDS encoding efflux RND transporter periplasmic adaptor subunit, producing the protein MLKFTVFSGFFAVLLQLTACGGKSDEVTAPSLPEVVTEVAALSPYNGQYRFVGRLESREKVDISAQVSGFIVSRSFTEGQWVNAGDVLFEIDNEPFTADLAKAEAQLEAAQAKFTTNKRNFLRSQKLVKSGTISQADFDRSEGQYLDAKANVTLAEAQIKSAQLNLDYATVTSPIAGYVGAKSVDVGDLVGPQSAALTTVKSLDPIQVSFKVDENTYLMAKRQRMEQVKAGASPEKVKVFVELSDGEAYPDAGEITFIDNHIDLQTATIAMRADIPNADGFLVPGQYVKAIVKTPTVRDVVRISQAALMKDQQGDYLFSVDANSTVQRRNVTVGDREGTNVFILSGIEPGERIIIKGLQSVRPGLQVSILDPTQAADAAASDTP